One Benincasa hispida cultivar B227 chromosome 5, ASM972705v1, whole genome shotgun sequence genomic window carries:
- the LOC120078410 gene encoding cyclase-associated protein 1, with protein sequence MEEKLIQRLESAVCRLEALSPAAFSTRGVSLESDDNAASEPPILAFEDLMRNYVRKVSDAAEKIGGQVLEATRIVEEAFSVEKELLVKVKQAKKPDLAGLAGFLKPLNEVILKANTLTTGRRSEFFNHLKTVADALSALAWIAYTGKECGMSMPIAHVEESWQTAEFYSNKILVEFKNKDQNHIEWAKAMKELFLPGLRDYVKSFYPLGPVWNPAGKMTSATSTNVSAPSAPAPPPPSAPLFSTETSQASARPKEGMAAVFQEISSGKSVTEGLRKVTDDMKTKNRAERTGIVNANEIVHKNLPSLSKSVVAPNPKFELQMGRKWAIENQIGKKDLVISDCDSKQSVYIYGCKDSVLKVQGKVNNITIDKCSKTGVVFTDVVAACEVVNCNGIEIQCQGSAPTISVDNTGGCQLYLSNSSLNSSITTAKSSEINVLVRGSDADGDWVEHALPQQFVHVLKDGHIETTPVSHSGG encoded by the exons ATGGAGGAGAAATTGATTCAACGTCTTGAATCCGCCGTGTGTCGTCTCGAGGCACTGTCTCCGGCCGCGTTCTCCACTCGCGGTGTTTCATTGGAAAGTGACGACAATGCGGCGTCGGAGCCTCCAATTTTGGCTTTTGAGGATCTGATGAGGAATTACGTTCGGAAAGTGTCCGATGCTGCTGAGAAGATAGGAGGTCAAGTCCTCGAGGCCACGAGGATTGTGGAAGAAGCCTTTTCTGTTGAGAAGGAGCTTCTTGTTAAGGTCAAGCAAGCGAAG AAACCTGATCTTGCGGGGTTGGCTGGATTTCTCAAGCCACTGAACGAAGTGATTTTGAAGGCAAACACATTGACAACAGGGAGAAGATCTGAGTTCTTTAACCATTTAAAGACTGTTGCTGATGCTCTCTCGGCTTTAGCCTGGATTGCGTATACGGGAAAAGAGTGTG GTATGAGCATGCCCATAGCACATGTTGAGGAAAGTTGGCAAACGGCTGAGTTTTACAGCAACAAG ATTCTCGTGGAGTTTAAAAACAAAGATCAAAACCATATTGAGTGGGCCAAAGCTATGAAGGAGCTATTCTTGCCAGGTTTGAGGGATTATGTTAAAAGTTTTTATCCTCTGGGACCAGTTTGGAATCCTGCTGGCAAGATGACTTCAGCTACTTCAACGAATGTTTCTGCCCCAAGTGCTCCTGCTCCTCCACCTCCCTCAGCTCCCCTCTTTAGCACTGAAACTTCTCAAGCGTCAGCACGACCAAAAGAAGGGATGGCTGCTGTGTTTCAGGAAATTAGCTCAGGAAAGTCTGTAACAGAAG GTCTGAGAAAAGTTACTGATGACATGAAGACGAAAAACCGAGCAGAGAGAACTGGTATTGTCAATGCCAATGAAATTGTTCATAAAAATTTGCCTTCTTTGTCGAAGTCAGTTGTCGCTCCCAACCCCAAGTTCGAGCTTCAAATGGGTCGGAA GTGGGCCATCGAGAACCAAATTGGAAAAAAGGACTTGGTTATATCAGACTGTGATTCAAAACAGTCGGTATACATTTATGGATGCAAAGATTCTGTATTGAAGGTTCAAG GAAAGGTCAATAACATAACAATTGACAAATGCAGTAAGACAGGAGTTGTATTCACT GATGTTGTGGCTGCATGTGAGGTTGTAAACTGCAATGGCATTGAGATTCAATGTCAG GGGTCGGCTCCCACTATTTCGGTGGATAATACTGGTGGCTGTCAATTGTATTTAAGCAACAGCTCTCTGAACTCGTCCATAACGACTGCCAAATCAAGTGAAATCAATGTTTTGGTGCGAGGAAGCGATGCAGATGGTGATTGG GTGGAGCATGCTTTACCCCAGCAGTTTGTTCATGTTCTAAAGGATGGTCATATTGAAACAACTCCAGTTTCTCACTCTGGTGGCTAA